Proteins encoded by one window of Bacteroidota bacterium:
- a CDS encoding T9SS type A sorting domain-containing protein has translation MKKLILISLVFFLPSGQGLLAQTIAGSRYMHSVATCTDGSVMTWGDNSSGAIGDNTTTNASSPVQVHGPGNVGFLSNIISLGAGRESSLALKNDSTVWAWGNNFYKQLGDGSATNRLTPVQVLTGASGCVTYLCKIIAISCATYHTLALKSDGTVWAWGNNGGSFGKLGINDIVASTKSTPVQVHGAGNVGFLSGIKAISGGGNHSLALKSDGTVWAWGYNSNGQLGDNITTNQPVPVQVVGAGGSGNLTNIAAIAGGIFHSLAIDNTGQVWAWGSNVNGELGNGTTTESHFPVQVSGLSNIISIAAGQYFSVAVKNDSTVWAWGDNTFGQLGIGSQTSGTLVIGKTYIISNYVATDDFTNVGDCCNFTGDQFTATGTTPAKWSYGSTLLIQHEVLPVQVKGVGCAGNLLKIASVAAGQYHALALKSNNTLKAWGDDFEGQLGNNTTSTQFPCPVQVGSGGGNALCSVAILPVELLSFNARCENEKINCEWSTATEINNDYFSVERSADGKSWEEVGKIKGAGNSSTQKNYEFTDETLYSSPATLYYRLKQVDFNGKYEYYGPISAQCQPTDEWNLILENIFSDEELKGTLISPENSEVTLSIIDLQGRIINYEKINAEKGSNFFEMDLNKINAGIYFLRVSSEKNMLTKKFVKQ, from the coding sequence ATGAAAAAACTAATTCTCATTTCATTGGTTTTTTTTCTCCCATCAGGGCAGGGGCTTCTTGCGCAAACCATTGCAGGCAGCAGATACATGCACTCCGTTGCCACATGCACCGATGGCTCGGTGATGACATGGGGAGATAACTCTTCGGGCGCAATCGGAGATAACACAACCACCAACGCCTCATCGCCTGTTCAGGTGCATGGCCCCGGAAATGTGGGATTTCTCAGCAACATCATATCCTTAGGAGCCGGCCGTGAGTCTTCCCTTGCTCTGAAAAACGACAGCACCGTTTGGGCATGGGGAAATAATTTTTATAAGCAGTTGGGCGATGGAAGCGCTACAAACCGTTTGACTCCCGTGCAGGTTTTAACAGGTGCTTCCGGCTGCGTAACTTATTTATGCAAAATCATTGCTATCTCCTGTGCCACTTATCATACGCTTGCCTTGAAAAGCGATGGCACTGTTTGGGCATGGGGAAACAATGGCGGGAGTTTCGGCAAATTAGGAATTAATGATATAGTTGCGTCCACAAAATCAACTCCTGTGCAAGTGCACGGTGCCGGAAATGTTGGCTTTCTTTCCGGCATAAAGGCAATTTCAGGTGGCGGAAATCATTCTCTCGCCTTGAAAAGCGATGGCACTGTTTGGGCATGGGGATATAATTCCAACGGGCAATTAGGAGACAATATAACCACCAACCAGCCAGTGCCGGTTCAGGTGGTGGGCGCGGGCGGTTCAGGAAATCTTACCAACATTGCCGCCATTGCCGGAGGAATTTTTCATTCGCTTGCCATAGACAATACCGGGCAAGTGTGGGCATGGGGTTCAAATGTTAATGGTGAATTAGGAAATGGCACCACCACCGAAAGCCATTTTCCCGTTCAGGTCAGCGGTCTTTCCAATATCATTTCCATAGCCGCAGGACAATATTTTTCTGTTGCTGTGAAAAACGACAGCACTGTTTGGGCGTGGGGAGATAATACATTCGGGCAACTTGGCATAGGCAGCCAGACCAGCGGAACATTGGTAATAGGAAAAACTTATATTATTTCAAATTATGTTGCAACAGATGATTTCACAAATGTAGGTGACTGTTGTAATTTTACCGGTGACCAGTTTACCGCCACCGGCACCACTCCCGCAAAATGGAGTTACGGTTCTACACTTCTCATTCAGCATGAAGTTTTACCTGTACAGGTAAAAGGGGTGGGCTGTGCAGGAAATCTCTTGAAGATTGCCTCTGTTGCAGCGGGACAATATCACGCGCTCGCTTTAAAGAGCAATAATACCCTGAAGGCATGGGGCGATGATTTTGAAGGACAATTAGGAAATAATACTACAAGCACACAATTCCCCTGCCCCGTTCAGGTAGGAAGCGGAGGAGGAAATGCGCTATGCAGCGTTGCCATTCTTCCCGTTGAATTACTTTCATTCAATGCCCGTTGTGAAAATGAAAAAATAAATTGCGAATGGTCAACCGCTACAGAAATTAATAACGATTATTTTTCTGTTGAACGAAGTGCAGACGGAAAAAGTTGGGAAGAAGTAGGAAAAATAAAAGGCGCAGGAAATTCTTCCACTCAAAAAAATTATGAGTTCACGGATGAAACTCTCTACTCTTCACCCGCTACTCTCTACTATAGATTAAAACAAGTTGACTTCAATGGGAAGTATGAATACTACGGACCGATTTCCGCTCAATGTCAGCCAACCGATGAATGGAATCTCATTTTAGAAAATATTTTCTCGGATGAAGAATTGAAAGGCACACTCATTTCCCCGGAAAATTCAGAAGTGACTCTTTCCATCATTGATTTGCAGGGAAGAATAATTAACTATGAAAAGATAAACGCAGAAAAAGGTTCTAACTTTTTTGAAATGGATTTAAACAAAATAAACGCGGGAATTTATTTTCTCCGCGTTAGTTCAGAAAAAAATATGCTCACAAAAAAATTTGTGAAGCAGTAA
- a CDS encoding SEC-C domain-containing protein, protein MRKKEINCGSGKKYKNCHGK, encoded by the coding sequence ATACGGAAAAAAGAAATAAACTGCGGTTCAGGTAAGAAGTATAAGAACTGTCATGGGAAGTAA
- a CDS encoding site-specific DNA-methyltransferase, with protein MIKAKRIKNKIKSSIKKKKRKKSKKYFVSENSNLSVVKEPQFLLYSYVNKIIRGDCLEKMKLLPSESVDLIITSPPYNLKNSTGNGMSVNTKTGKWAGAALQKGYSHYDDNMPHEKYAKWQNDCLKEMFRLLKDDGAIFYNHKRRVQNGLIQDRDDILQGLPVRQIIIWKRSGGINFNPGYFLPTHEVIYLIPKPKFKLKPKANAYGDVWEFTQEMKNGHPAPFPVTLIDRIISSTTAEIVLDPFMGSGTTAIAALMNKRKYIGIELSPEYCNVAENRITTYLENQSYLLINS; from the coding sequence ATGATTAAAGCAAAAAGAATAAAAAATAAAATCAAGTCTTCTATAAAAAAGAAGAAAAGAAAAAAGAGTAAAAAATATTTTGTCAGCGAGAATTCGAATTTAAGTGTAGTCAAAGAGCCGCAGTTTTTATTATATAGTTATGTAAATAAAATTATTCGTGGAGATTGTTTGGAAAAAATGAAACTCCTTCCAAGTGAGTCTGTTGATTTAATTATAACCTCACCTCCGTACAATTTAAAAAACTCTACAGGAAATGGGATGAGTGTAAATACAAAAACCGGAAAATGGGCAGGGGCGGCTTTGCAAAAGGGATATAGTCATTATGACGACAACATGCCACACGAGAAATATGCAAAGTGGCAAAATGATTGTCTAAAAGAAATGTTTCGTTTACTAAAAGATGATGGTGCTATTTTTTACAACCACAAAAGAAGAGTGCAAAATGGATTAATACAGGACAGAGATGATATTTTGCAAGGATTACCTGTTAGACAAATAATCATTTGGAAAAGAAGCGGGGGAATAAATTTTAATCCCGGATATTTTTTGCCAACACATGAAGTGATTTATTTAATTCCAAAACCAAAGTTTAAACTAAAACCAAAAGCAAATGCTTATGGCGATGTATGGGAGTTTACTCAGGAAATGAAAAATGGACATCCTGCTCCCTTTCCGGTTACATTAATTGATAGAATTATTTCATCAACTACAGCAGAAATAGTTCTTGACCCTTTTATGGGAAGTGGTACTACTGCAATTGCTGCATTAATGAATAAAAGAAAATATATTGGTATTGAACTCTCTCCAGAATATTGTAATGTCGCTGAAAATAGAATAACTACTTATCTTGAAAACCAATCTTATCTTTTAATTAATTCATAA
- a CDS encoding T9SS type A sorting domain-containing protein has protein sequence MKKLFFTTACIFSVLLLPLGQGKTQSISYTLDSTAFSAISLETGPTQVRFADLNKDGHLDVVSIGDHGSPNINANEHGITVFLGNGTASNWQLYQSGGFGYGGCAVGDLNNDGNPDIAYSMHHNYGGAGGTKIIEAQLGDGSGMSWTPYDGGLVTGGETYGMRGTDLGDVNNDGLLDLGSNSMGASQGVHIYKNLGTGNWQHIFSAGQGGGAGNNLQFGDMNGDGNLDFAVTSEFGATFFGDGNGGFTMKTNGLPPVTTAYDHYGDVSLADIDNDGAEELAFTYDGGVYVYKWNESSQQWNQKFSSLPSTDNYLIVRLADMDADGFTDLITINGTTMKLEIWKGNGGTSWTNMYSFSMPATFSAAIDIAIADADHNGYPDMLLWGQFTTSMFTYGNKIWLFKAAVTASALNVTETYPQGNECFPNNAVRFIHWISAVPNNNSSSVKIEYSTSGNSGPWNLISSSAPNNGTYQWNVPASVNSSNCYIRVTATDNVSSATAVSMNVNPFSIGCNSATGISEENNTADISVFPNPFSSSTTVSSEIKNGSIKIFDVTGNIVKNFSNVNSFPSTIEKGNLSSGLYFLELNSESKIERMKLIVE, from the coding sequence ATGAAAAAACTATTCTTCACTACCGCATGTATCTTTTCCGTTCTTCTTCTCCCTTTAGGGCAGGGGAAAACGCAATCTATTTCTTACACACTTGATTCCACCGCCTTCAGCGCAATCTCTCTCGAAACAGGTCCAACGCAAGTTCGGTTTGCCGATTTAAATAAAGACGGACACTTGGATGTTGTTTCCATCGGTGACCATGGAAGCCCGAACATTAATGCAAACGAGCATGGCATCACTGTTTTTTTAGGAAATGGAACGGCAAGCAATTGGCAACTTTATCAAAGCGGTGGTTTTGGCTATGGCGGTTGTGCTGTTGGTGATTTGAATAATGACGGCAATCCTGATATTGCTTACAGCATGCACCACAACTACGGAGGCGCGGGCGGAACAAAAATAATTGAAGCGCAACTCGGAGATGGAAGCGGAATGAGTTGGACTCCTTACGATGGCGGACTTGTTACAGGAGGAGAAACATACGGAATGCGTGGCACTGATTTGGGCGATGTGAACAATGACGGGCTGCTTGACCTCGGTTCAAATTCCATGGGCGCATCGCAGGGCGTTCACATTTATAAAAACCTTGGAACAGGAAACTGGCAGCATATTTTCAGCGCGGGGCAGGGAGGCGGAGCAGGAAATAATCTTCAGTTTGGCGATATGAATGGTGACGGCAATCTTGATTTTGCCGTTACCAGCGAATTCGGTGCAACATTTTTCGGAGATGGCAACGGAGGTTTTACGATGAAGACAAACGGCTTGCCGCCTGTAACAACGGCTTATGATCACTACGGAGATGTGTCGCTGGCGGATATTGATAACGATGGCGCGGAGGAGTTGGCGTTTACTTATGACGGGGGAGTTTATGTATATAAATGGAATGAATCCTCTCAGCAGTGGAATCAGAAGTTTTCCAGTTTGCCTTCCACCGATAATTATTTAATCGTGCGCCTTGCCGATATGGATGCGGACGGCTTCACTGACCTCATCACCATCAACGGAACGACTATGAAATTGGAAATCTGGAAAGGCAACGGTGGAACTTCCTGGACAAACATGTATTCCTTTTCCATGCCCGCAACTTTTTCCGCAGCCATTGATATTGCAATTGCAGACGCTGACCATAACGGCTATCCCGATATGTTGCTCTGGGGGCAATTTACAACAAGTATGTTCACTTACGGAAATAAAATCTGGTTGTTCAAAGCGGCTGTTACCGCTTCTGCGTTGAACGTAACGGAAACTTATCCGCAAGGGAATGAATGTTTCCCGAACAATGCGGTGCGTTTCATTCACTGGATTTCAGCGGTGCCGAATAATAATTCCTCTTCTGTTAAAATAGAATATTCCACTTCGGGAAATTCCGGTCCGTGGAATTTAATTTCATCCTCAGCGCCCAACAACGGAACTTACCAGTGGAATGTTCCTGCTTCGGTAAATTCTTCCAACTGTTATATCCGCGTTACTGCGACTGATAATGTTTCTTCAGCAACAGCAGTTTCCATGAATGTAAATCCATTTTCAATCGGGTGCAATTCTGCTACGGGAATATCGGAAGAAAATAATACAGCAGATATTTCTGTTTTCCCCAATCCATTTAGTTCGTCAACAACCGTTTCTTCTGAAATTAAAAACGGTTCAATTAAAATTTTTGATGTGACAGGAAATATCGTGAAGAATTTTTCAAATGTGAATTCATTTCCATCTACAATTGAAAAAGGAAATCTTTCTTCGGGATTATATTTTCTTGAATTAAATTCTGAAAGTAAAATTGAAAGAATGAAACTAATAGTTGAATAA
- the secA gene encoding preprotein translocase subunit SecA produces MLQLIGKIFGNKYERDMKPLWPIVDEVNAAFQKLQGISNDELRAKSNEFKKRIQDYISNEKKEIADLKTQAEAEENIEVKESIYAKVDAFEKDIKKKVEEVLNEILPEAFAVMKETAKRFKENKFLEVTASDFDKNLSAKKNYVTISGEKAKWNNAWPVRGHEIPWDMVHYDVQLIGGTVLHQGKISEMATGEGKTLVATLPVYLNALAGYGVHIVTVNNYLARRDAEWNGVLFEFHGLSVDCIDNHEPNSQARRDAYLADITYGTNNEFGFDYLRDNMARSPEDLVQRGHHYAIVDEVDSVLIDDARTPLIISGPTPKGDDQLFAEMKPKVEKLINAQRTYINTILSDAKKLIADGKAGEKEGDGGLALLRAHRGLPKNKALIKYLSEQGMKAILQKVEGYYLQDQQKEMHKADAPLYFTIDEKNNQVDLCEKGIDLITSASDDSKFFVLPDVGAEIAEIEKSTSSEEEKRKKKEILMRDFAVKSERVHTITQLLKAYALFEKDVEYVVMDGKIKIVDEQTGRILEGRRYSDGLHQAIEAKENVKVEAATQTYATVTLQNYFRMYHKLAGMTGTAETEAGEFWKIYKLEVVVIPTNQPCIRKDEQDLVYKTAREKFNAVIEEVEKLVKAGRPALVGTTSVEISELLSRMMKMKGIKHNVLNAKMHQREAEIVAEAGHAGIVTIATNMAGRGTDIKLTPEVKQAGGLAIIGTERHESRRVDRQLRGRAGRQGDPGSSQFFVSLEDNLMRLFGSDRIARLMDRMGVEEGEVIQHSMVSKSIERAQKKVEENHFGTRKRLIEYDDVMNSQRDVIYTKRRHALFGERLSLDIANMLFDVSSAVVNEYHTAQDFEGMKFELFKVLSVETPFDEKEFFQKNPDELTHIIYELAYDGYKHKRDGISKQAFPVIKNVFENQGAQFENMVVPFSDGLKALQVVANLKKAYESQGKTIVADMEKNIMLAMIDDAWKEHLREMDELKTSVQNAVYEQKDPLLIYKFESFNLFKQMLVKMNKDIISFLVKATLPGGEQQQVKQASQQRMDTSKMKIGRGQGIDEARRTPQQNGDGNFANTQQEEKQQPVRVEKQIGRNDPCPCGSGKKYKNCHGK; encoded by the coding sequence ATGTTACAATTAATCGGAAAAATATTCGGAAACAAATACGAGCGGGATATGAAACCGCTTTGGCCCATTGTGGATGAAGTGAATGCCGCTTTTCAGAAACTCCAGGGAATTTCTAATGATGAACTCCGCGCTAAATCAAATGAATTCAAAAAAAGAATTCAGGATTATATTTCCAATGAGAAAAAAGAAATTGCCGATTTAAAAACGCAGGCGGAAGCGGAAGAAAATATTGAAGTAAAAGAATCCATCTATGCAAAAGTGGATGCATTCGAAAAAGACATCAAGAAAAAGGTGGAAGAAGTTTTGAACGAAATTCTCCCCGAAGCATTTGCAGTAATGAAAGAAACTGCGAAGCGTTTCAAGGAAAATAAATTTCTGGAAGTCACCGCTTCCGATTTCGACAAAAATTTATCAGCGAAAAAAAATTACGTTACTATCTCTGGCGAAAAAGCAAAGTGGAACAATGCATGGCCTGTGCGTGGGCATGAAATTCCATGGGACATGGTGCATTACGATGTGCAGCTGATTGGCGGAACCGTTCTTCACCAGGGAAAAATTTCAGAAATGGCAACGGGCGAAGGAAAAACGTTGGTCGCAACACTTCCCGTTTATCTCAACGCGCTTGCGGGTTACGGAGTTCACATTGTTACGGTAAATAATTATCTGGCGAGGCGTGACGCGGAATGGAACGGGGTGCTTTTCGAGTTTCACGGGCTGAGTGTGGATTGCATAGACAACCACGAACCCAATTCTCAGGCGAGAAGAGATGCATATTTAGCTGACATCACTTACGGAACGAACAACGAATTCGGTTTTGATTATTTGCGCGATAACATGGCGCGTTCGCCCGAAGATTTGGTTCAGCGCGGACATCATTACGCAATTGTGGACGAAGTGGATTCGGTTTTGATTGATGATGCACGAACACCGCTCATCATATCAGGACCAACGCCAAAAGGCGATGACCAGCTTTTTGCCGAGATGAAACCGAAAGTTGAGAAACTCATTAACGCACAGCGCACATACATCAACACGATTCTTTCCGATGCAAAAAAATTAATTGCCGATGGAAAAGCGGGAGAGAAAGAAGGCGATGGCGGGTTGGCTTTATTGCGCGCGCACCGCGGACTTCCGAAAAATAAAGCGCTGATAAAATATTTGAGCGAGCAGGGAATGAAAGCCATTCTGCAAAAAGTGGAAGGATATTATTTGCAGGACCAGCAAAAGGAAATGCACAAGGCGGATGCACCTCTTTATTTTACGATTGACGAAAAAAATAATCAGGTTGACCTCTGTGAAAAAGGAATTGACCTCATCACTTCCGCTTCCGATGATTCGAAATTTTTTGTTCTGCCCGATGTGGGCGCTGAAATTGCCGAGATAGAAAAGTCCACTTCTTCCGAAGAAGAAAAAAGAAAAAAGAAAGAAATTCTCATGCGCGATTTTGCAGTGAAGAGCGAGCGCGTGCATACCATCACGCAACTTTTAAAAGCATACGCGCTCTTTGAAAAAGATGTGGAGTACGTGGTGATGGACGGAAAAATTAAAATCGTAGATGAACAAACCGGGCGCATTCTCGAAGGAAGAAGATATTCTGATGGACTTCACCAGGCGATCGAAGCGAAAGAAAATGTGAAAGTGGAAGCGGCAACGCAAACGTATGCGACTGTTACGCTTCAAAATTATTTCCGCATGTATCACAAACTTGCGGGCATGACAGGTACTGCAGAAACAGAAGCTGGCGAGTTCTGGAAAATTTATAAACTGGAAGTAGTAGTAATTCCAACCAACCAACCGTGCATTCGCAAAGACGAACAGGATTTAGTTTATAAAACCGCGCGCGAAAAATTTAACGCGGTGATTGAAGAAGTGGAAAAATTGGTGAAGGCAGGAAGGCCCGCACTTGTAGGAACAACTTCCGTGGAAATTTCCGAATTGCTTTCGCGCATGATGAAGATGAAAGGTATCAAGCACAATGTACTCAACGCGAAAATGCACCAGCGCGAAGCGGAAATTGTTGCCGAAGCCGGGCATGCAGGAATCGTAACTATCGCCACCAACATGGCAGGCCGCGGAACAGATATTAAATTAACTCCTGAAGTAAAACAAGCAGGCGGACTTGCCATCATCGGAACTGAAAGACACGAGTCAAGGCGCGTTGACAGGCAATTGCGCGGACGCGCAGGACGGCAAGGCGACCCGGGCTCGTCACAATTTTTTGTTTCGCTCGAAGATAATCTGATGCGCTTGTTCGGTTCAGATAGAATTGCGCGGCTGATGGATAGAATGGGCGTGGAAGAAGGAGAAGTGATTCAGCACTCGATGGTTTCAAAATCAATTGAGCGCGCCCAAAAGAAAGTGGAAGAAAATCATTTCGGAACGCGCAAACGTTTGATTGAATACGATGACGTGATGAATTCGCAGCGCGATGTGATTTATACCAAGCGCAGGCACGCACTGTTTGGCGAACGTCTTTCGCTCGATATTGCGAACATGTTGTTTGATGTTTCATCTGCCGTTGTGAATGAATATCACACCGCGCAGGATTTTGAAGGAATGAAGTTTGAACTTTTCAAAGTTTTATCTGTGGAAACTCCGTTCGATGAAAAAGAATTTTTCCAGAAAAATCCGGATGAACTCACGCATATAATTTATGAACTCGCTTACGATGGTTACAAGCATAAGCGCGATGGAATTTCAAAACAGGCATTTCCGGTAATCAAAAATGTTTTTGAAAACCAGGGAGCGCAGTTTGAAAATATGGTTGTTCCGTTTTCGGATGGACTGAAAGCATTGCAGGTTGTCGCGAATCTGAAAAAAGCATACGAGAGCCAGGGAAAAACAATTGTAGCGGACATGGAAAAAAATATCATGCTCGCCATGATTGACGATGCGTGGAAAGAACATCTGCGCGAAATGGACGAACTGAAAACCAGTGTGCAGAACGCGGTGTACGAGCAGAAAGACCCGCTCCTCATTTATAAATTTGAATCGTTCAACCTCTTCAAGCAAATGCTGGTGAAGATGAACAAGGATATAATTTCTTTCCTTGTGAAAGCAACTCTTCCCGGTGGAGAACAGCAGCAAGTGAAACAAGCGTCACAGCAGCGTATGGACACCAGCAAAATGAAAATCGGAAGAGGGCAGGGGATAGATGAGGCAAGAAGAACTCCCCAGCAAAACGGTGATGGAAATTTTGCGAACACTCAGCAGGAAGAAAAGCAGCAGCCGGTAAGAGTTGAGAAGCAAATCGGAAGAAATGATCCCTGCCCGTGCGGCTCAGGAAAGAAGTATAAGAACTGCCATGGCAAATAA
- a CDS encoding rhodanese-like domain-containing protein, with product MKKLILPLLVLVVSGIFSFQNSGEPWTAKQLMEPADLAKILNDAQSKKPILLSIGFGGGIKGSKELGASKEKEGLEKLKTELSTLPKDADIVIYCGCCPFEHCPNIRPAFKLLNEMKFTNHKLLNLTHNLKTDWIDKGYPQ from the coding sequence ATGAAAAAATTAATTCTTCCATTACTTGTTCTTGTCGTTTCAGGAATTTTTTCCTTTCAGAATTCAGGCGAACCCTGGACAGCCAAACAATTAATGGAACCTGCCGATTTGGCAAAAATCCTTAACGATGCCCAAAGCAAAAAACCAATTCTCTTAAGCATCGGCTTTGGAGGAGGGATAAAAGGTTCGAAAGAATTGGGAGCGTCAAAAGAAAAAGAAGGGCTTGAAAAACTGAAAACAGAACTCAGCACACTGCCGAAAGATGCAGACATTGTTATTTATTGCGGATGCTGCCCTTTCGAACATTGCCCGAATATCCGCCCTGCATTTAAACTACTCAACGAAATGAAATTTACAAATCATAAACTTTTGAACCTTACCCATAACCTGAAAACAGATTGGATTGACAAGGGTTATCCTCAGTAA
- a CDS encoding DUF4160 domain-containing protein, with protein MPKIFEYLGYILFFYSNEHEPMHVHVQHGEFQSKIDLIYENGKLKHIIYRTVKGYKPLPSSGEKEINKFLRKYHQQIIDKWTDFFILHRKPKFERITRKIK; from the coding sequence ATGCCGAAAATATTTGAATACTTAGGATATATTTTGTTCTTCTATTCTAATGAGCATGAACCCATGCATGTGCATGTGCAGCACGGAGAATTTCAGAGCAAGATTGATTTAATATATGAAAACGGAAAACTGAAACATATTATTTACCGCACCGTGAAAGGATATAAACCGCTTCCTTCATCAGGTGAGAAAGAGATAAATAAGTTTTTGCGAAAATATCACCAGCAGATAATTGATAAATGGACAGATTTCTTTATCTTGCACAGGAAACCAAAGTTTGAAAGAATAACCAGGAAGATCAAGTAA
- a CDS encoding DUF2442 domain-containing protein, translating into MQIIKAEYISGYKVKLFFDDNKQQVVDFGEFILSSPYAAFNQYKDLKKFKRFKLENGNIVWGKNWDLIFPLEQLRAGKIKIPKKNYETAYSDYPLVAAEPRAQYGKKK; encoded by the coding sequence ATGCAGATTATAAAAGCAGAATATATAAGCGGCTATAAGGTAAAACTGTTTTTTGACGATAATAAACAGCAGGTAGTTGATTTTGGAGAGTTCATACTCAGCAGCCCTTATGCTGCTTTTAACCAATACAAAGACCTGAAAAAGTTTAAACGCTTTAAACTGGAGAACGGCAATATTGTGTGGGGCAAAAACTGGGATTTAATTTTCCCTCTCGAGCAATTGCGTGCAGGTAAAATTAAAATCCCTAAAAAGAATTACGAAACCGCCTACTCTGATTACCCGCTTGTTGCTGCAGAGCCCCGCGCGCAATACGGAAAAAAGAAATAA